Proteins from a single region of Bacteroidota bacterium:
- a CDS encoding T9SS type A sorting domain-containing protein: protein MFKLLLILFFSFIFLTAQAQQWVVYDPSNSGLPSYGPLCVAIDSNDVKWIASGGLNRLYSNNWINYNVTNSPLPNNRIHCIAIDGSNNKWIATEGGIAVYNETSWTLYNSSNSPLPSNLIFDIAIDQNNNKWIATHLGLLKFDGTNWTIYNTSNSGLSNNFVRSVAIEKDSIVWIGTSGGGMCRFINGNWTVFTDTNSGLNANQIYTIVIDKNNKKWIGSENSGGLYSYNDTTFTKYDSSNSTLFENGNTDINSIRVDRLNKKYIGTKYDGLHYFNNQSWTKYNDLNSGLPSNFINSISIDKYYNKWIATDAGGLAVYNETGVVSIKNSLSVIPDKFSLNQNYPNPFNPSTTISFQIPKNNFVNLKVFNINGREVSQLINENLNAGEYKINFDGSEFPSGVYYYKLTGENFSEVKKMVLVK from the coding sequence ATGTTTAAACTTCTTCTGATATTATTTTTCTCATTCATTTTCTTAACTGCACAAGCGCAACAGTGGGTTGTATATGACCCATCTAATTCAGGTTTGCCCTCATATGGTCCTCTGTGCGTTGCAATTGATTCCAATGATGTAAAATGGATAGCTTCGGGAGGATTAAACAGATTATACAGTAATAATTGGATAAATTATAACGTAACTAATTCTCCGCTTCCTAACAATAGAATTCATTGTATTGCAATAGACGGTTCCAATAACAAATGGATAGCCACTGAAGGCGGAATAGCAGTATATAATGAGACCTCATGGACTCTTTACAATAGTTCTAATTCTCCATTACCTTCAAATCTAATTTTTGATATAGCAATTGATCAAAATAACAATAAATGGATTGCAACGCACTTGGGACTGCTTAAGTTCGATGGAACAAATTGGACCATTTACAATACTTCCAACTCGGGACTTTCTAATAATTTTGTAAGATCTGTTGCAATTGAAAAAGATTCAATAGTCTGGATAGGAACAAGTGGAGGAGGAATGTGTAGATTTATTAACGGTAACTGGACTGTTTTTACCGACACAAATTCGGGGCTTAATGCAAATCAAATTTATACAATTGTAATCGATAAAAATAATAAAAAATGGATTGGGTCTGAGAATTCGGGAGGATTATATAGTTATAATGATACTACTTTTACAAAGTATGATAGTTCTAATTCTACTTTATTCGAAAATGGAAACACTGACATAAATAGTATTCGAGTTGATAGATTAAACAAAAAATATATCGGAACAAAATACGACGGACTTCATTATTTCAACAATCAAAGTTGGACAAAATATAATGATTTAAATTCTGGCTTACCGAGTAATTTTATTAATAGTATTAGTATAGATAAATATTATAATAAATGGATTGCAACAGATGCGGGTGGCTTAGCGGTATATAATGAAACCGGAGTTGTAAGTATAAAAAACAGCTTATCAGTAATCCCCGATAAATTTTCTCTGAACCAAAACTACCCAAACCCTTTTAACCCTTCAACCACTATAAGCTTTCAGATTCCAAAAAATAATTTTGTGAATCTGAAAGTTTTTAATATAAACGGACGAGAAGTATCGCAGCTCATAAACGAAAACTTAAATGCAGGCGAGTATAAAATAAATTTTGATGGCTCTGAATTTCCAAGCGGAGTATATTATTACAAGCTGACGGGTGAGAATTTTTCAGAAGTGAAGAAGATGGTGCTGGTAAAGTAA
- the nuoI gene encoding NADH-quinone oxidoreductase subunit NuoI, with amino-acid sequence MPVIKKKDLTVLEQTYLPQIVKGLAQTFKQMFKPKFTRQYPEERWVSPPSFRGRPVLVEENGKERCVACGLCSRVCPALAIEVQAGETQLEKERYPEKFEINMLRCIYCGFCEEVCPEEAIVMSDEFELVFNNQPEAIYGKDKLLFPKERVQKRLDFLKENR; translated from the coding sequence ATGCCTGTGATAAAAAAGAAAGATCTAACTGTACTTGAACAAACTTATTTACCTCAGATCGTAAAAGGTCTTGCTCAGACATTCAAGCAGATGTTCAAGCCGAAGTTTACACGTCAGTATCCTGAAGAGAGATGGGTTTCCCCGCCTTCATTCAGAGGACGTCCGGTACTTGTAGAAGAGAACGGAAAAGAAAGGTGCGTTGCATGCGGATTGTGCTCAAGGGTTTGCCCTGCGCTTGCTATTGAAGTCCAGGCAGGCGAGACACAACTTGAAAAAGAAAGATATCCTGAAAAGTTTGAAATAAATATGCTTCGCTGTATTTACTGCGGCTTTTGCGAAGAGGTCTGCCCTGAAGAAGCGATTGTAATGAGTGATGAATTTGAGCTGGTGTTTAACAATCAGCCCGAGGCAATTTATGGTAAAGATAAGCTTTTATTCCCGAAAGAAAGAGTTCAGAAAAGATTGGACTTTTTAAAAGAAAACAGGTAA
- a CDS encoding purine-nucleoside phosphorylase, with protein MSLTGVILGSGLNKFSEEIENSEILLKDDSGFHKRKIIKGTINKKPIVVFEGRSHFYEGYTQDMVFQNVNKAIELGVTNLIITNAAGGVNLNYKVSDLMLITSHIDLMNRKIFQPNKSCFHHPTLSKVIKLATDNNIKLRRGTYAASSGPAYETKSEILMLRKMGADAIGMSTIPEILYAKKNNINVIGISCITNLLRVSNNGKTEHAEVVEAGLSAFKNFSNLLRTIVTNS; from the coding sequence ATGAGTTTAACGGGGGTAATACTGGGTTCGGGGCTTAACAAATTTTCAGAAGAGATTGAAAACAGCGAAATTTTGCTCAAAGACGATTCTGGATTTCATAAAAGAAAAATCATAAAAGGTACTATAAACAAAAAGCCGATTGTCGTTTTCGAGGGCAGAAGTCACTTTTACGAAGGATACACTCAGGATATGGTTTTCCAGAATGTGAATAAGGCAATTGAGCTGGGCGTCACAAATCTGATTATAACAAACGCTGCCGGCGGAGTGAATCTTAATTATAAGGTCTCAGACTTAATGCTTATTACTTCTCATATTGATTTAATGAACAGAAAAATTTTCCAGCCGAATAAATCGTGCTTCCATCACCCAACTTTATCTAAAGTAATAAAGCTTGCAACAGATAATAACATTAAATTAAGGCGAGGGACTTATGCAGCTTCATCCGGACCTGCGTACGAAACCAAGTCAGAAATTCTTATGCTTCGCAAAATGGGAGCGGATGCCATAGGCATGTCAACCATTCCGGAAATTCTTTACGCTAAGAAAAATAATATTAACGTTATAGGAATTTCCTGTATCACAAATCTGCTGAGAGTTTCCAACAACGGAAAAACTGAACATGCTGAAGTTGTTGAAGCGGGTTTAAGCGCATTTAAGAATTTTTCAAATCTTCTCAGAACAATCGTTACTAATTCTTAA
- a CDS encoding T9SS type A sorting domain-containing protein: MKKALLICFAVLAFATCAQSQSFTFTKLGADTARYENGGTFDTYYTYAVMRNTGATTLHIKFQKMARVIPSGWAADMCYGLCYVNTEIIPPSGTVDLAPGEVDSTFEVTWTVPNPGVGTQTVRMFDNDNPSQFQEVTFYVRRTTTAITNISSTVKSFELKQNYPNPFNPITNINFSIPKAQNVSLKVYDMMGREVADLVNQFMQAGEYRADFSGANLSSGVYYYTLKTDEFSSIKSMVLVK; the protein is encoded by the coding sequence ATGAAAAAAGCATTACTTATTTGTTTCGCGGTGCTCGCATTTGCAACATGCGCACAATCGCAGAGTTTTACATTTACAAAATTAGGGGCTGATACTGCGCGTTATGAAAACGGCGGTACATTCGATACATATTATACTTATGCAGTAATGAGAAATACAGGCGCTACAACATTGCACATAAAATTTCAGAAGATGGCTAGAGTTATTCCTTCGGGTTGGGCTGCTGATATGTGTTATGGTTTATGCTATGTGAATACGGAAATTATTCCTCCATCCGGCACAGTTGATTTAGCTCCGGGAGAAGTTGATTCAACTTTTGAAGTTACCTGGACAGTTCCGAACCCTGGTGTTGGTACTCAAACTGTAAGAATGTTTGATAATGATAATCCGTCTCAGTTTCAGGAGGTAACTTTTTATGTTAGAAGAACAACAACAGCTATTACTAATATTTCTTCTACAGTAAAATCATTTGAGCTTAAACAAAATTATCCGAATCCGTTCAACCCTATAACAAATATAAATTTCTCAATCCCTAAAGCTCAGAACGTAAGCTTGAAAGTTTATGATATGATGGGAAGAGAAGTTGCCGACCTTGTAAATCAGTTCATGCAGGCAGGGGAGTACAGAGCAGATTTCTCTGGAGCAAATTTATCATCCGGTGTTTATTATTACACTCTTAAAACAGATGAATTCTCTTCTATAAAAAGTATGGTTTTAGTAAAATAG
- a CDS encoding T9SS type A sorting domain-containing protein, producing MKIRSLILSCIFLFALNAYAIDTPETDNQLSAFSAKVKKGEVSLSWKISNPNNLYKFRLESRKSSEAAFTKVDDVLFTDYLKKDTKAEETVYSFSYKDSKTENGVYFYRLTLLNASDAVISNEELKLGISDIPDFKLHQNTPNPFNPSTLITYELKSASNVRLSVFTMTGQLVAKLIDEQQSAGNYTVEFNAMNYPELSTGIYFYKLETQYSSDIKKMILAK from the coding sequence ATGAAAATCCGGTCCCTGATATTATCCTGTATATTTTTATTTGCGCTAAATGCCTATGCTATAGATACGCCTGAAACAGATAACCAGCTATCAGCATTTTCTGCGAAGGTAAAAAAGGGCGAGGTATCGCTCTCGTGGAAAATTTCCAATCCCAATAATCTTTATAAGTTCAGATTAGAATCACGTAAATCTTCAGAGGCTGCTTTTACAAAAGTAGATGACGTTCTGTTTACGGATTATCTAAAAAAAGACACGAAGGCAGAAGAGACTGTTTACTCATTCTCCTATAAAGATTCTAAAACAGAGAACGGTGTTTATTTCTACAGACTCACATTGCTTAATGCAAGTGATGCTGTTATATCCAATGAAGAGTTAAAGCTTGGCATCAGTGATATACCTGATTTCAAGCTGCATCAGAATACACCTAATCCATTTAATCCTTCTACACTTATTACATATGAGCTTAAGTCAGCTTCCAATGTCCGCCTGAGCGTATTTACTATGACTGGGCAGTTAGTTGCAAAGCTAATTGATGAGCAGCAGAGCGCGGGGAATTATACAGTCGAGTTTAATGCGATGAATTATCCCGAACTCTCAACGGGAATTTATTTCTATAAACTCGAGACTCAGTATTCATCGGATATAAAGAAGATGATATTGGCTAAGTAG
- a CDS encoding T9SS type A sorting domain-containing protein — MKKYLLFILILTFSSSVAWAQYTNIRIDSGSSSPNEPSIWINPKNPNQVVGGANISSYYYSTNGGTNWTKANLTSSYSVWGDPALFTDTLGNFYYLHLTNPNGGYFIDRIVAQKSTNGGANWSDGSSVGYVPPKQQDKAWGCVDPRNNNLYVTWTQFDSYGSSNPSDSSNIVFARSTNGGANWSTVTRINQRAGDCIDADNTVEGAVPCVGPNGEIYVAWSGPLGIVMDKSTDAGNTWLANDIFVTAHPGGWDYGVPGIYRANGLPITACDLSNGPNRGTIYINWTDQRNGVTDTDVWLIKSTNGGANWSAVKRVNDDPAGKQQFFTWMTIDQKTGILYFVFYDRRNYTSGNATDVYMARSTDGGETFTNFKVSSSPFTPTSGVFFGDYTNVSAYNGKIRPIWARLNGSSSSNMSIYTAIVDFPTNVNQISGVVPEKYSLEQNYPNPFNPETKIKFSIPETQAVTLQVYNVQGKMVAELMNGSTLTSGSYEVNFNSTNFNLSSGTYYYTLKTDKFTQTKKLTIVK; from the coding sequence ATGAAAAAGTACTTACTCTTTATTTTAATATTAACATTCAGCTCGTCTGTTGCATGGGCGCAATATACGAACATAAGAATAGATTCAGGCTCATCATCACCAAATGAACCTTCTATCTGGATAAATCCTAAAAATCCAAACCAGGTAGTGGGGGGCGCTAATATCAGCAGCTATTATTATTCGACTAACGGCGGCACAAACTGGACTAAGGCTAACCTTACTTCATCTTATTCTGTTTGGGGCGACCCTGCATTGTTCACAGATACACTTGGCAATTTTTATTATCTGCACTTAACAAATCCCAACGGAGGATATTTCATTGATAGAATAGTTGCTCAGAAATCAACTAACGGAGGTGCTAACTGGTCTGACGGAAGTTCAGTCGGATATGTTCCACCTAAGCAGCAGGATAAAGCCTGGGGATGTGTTGACCCGCGTAACAATAATTTATATGTAACATGGACTCAGTTTGACAGCTATGGAAGTTCAAATCCTTCCGACAGTTCCAATATAGTTTTTGCGCGTTCAACAAACGGAGGAGCAAACTGGAGTACAGTAACAAGAATTAATCAAAGGGCAGGTGACTGTATCGATGCCGATAACACAGTTGAAGGCGCTGTTCCTTGTGTAGGACCAAACGGTGAAATTTATGTTGCATGGTCGGGACCGCTTGGAATTGTTATGGATAAATCCACTGATGCCGGAAACACTTGGCTTGCCAATGATATTTTTGTAACGGCTCACCCGGGCGGATGGGATTACGGTGTACCCGGAATCTACAGAGCAAACGGCTTACCTATTACGGCCTGTGACTTAAGCAACGGACCTAACAGAGGAACAATTTATATAAACTGGACTGACCAGAGAAACGGAGTGACTGATACAGATGTATGGCTTATAAAATCTACTAACGGCGGCGCAAACTGGAGCGCTGTAAAACGAGTTAACGATGATCCTGCAGGTAAACAGCAATTTTTTACATGGATGACAATAGACCAGAAAACAGGTATTCTATATTTTGTTTTCTATGACAGAAGAAATTATACATCAGGCAATGCTACGGATGTTTACATGGCGCGCTCAACGGATGGCGGCGAGACCTTTACAAATTTCAAAGTAAGCAGCTCACCGTTCACTCCTACGTCGGGAGTATTCTTTGGTGACTACACAAACGTCTCTGCATACAACGGGAAGATTCGTCCTATCTGGGCAAGACTAAACGGTAGTTCAAGCAGTAACATGAGTATCTACACAGCCATTGTTGATTTCCCTACAAATGTAAATCAGATAAGCGGAGTTGTACCGGAGAAATATTCACTTGAGCAGAACTATCCTAATCCGTTCAATCCCGAGACAAAAATAAAATTCTCTATCCCTGAAACGCAGGCGGTTACATTGCAGGTTTATAATGTACAGGGAAAAATGGTTGCAGAGTTAATGAACGGTTCAACTCTGACATCCGGCTCATACGAAGTCAACTTCAATTCAACTAATTTCAATTTATCATCAGGAACATATTATTATACTCTAAAGACTGACAAGTTTACACAGACGAAGAAGCTTACAATAGTTAAATAA
- a CDS encoding TatD family hydrolase, whose amino-acid sequence MIVDTHAHLYYEDILNNIDEILKRAEDAGIEKIIAPAVDYKTSMQLLELTAKYPMVYAALGIHPTDVNKYEYSELEKIEKLFDNDKVVGVGETGLDYYWDTSYNDKQKEFFRLHIEIAKARELPVIIHTRNSIDDAIQVVKDNYSEKLKGQFHCFDGTTEQLDKVMELKTFYVSFTGNVTYKKYAFADTVVKVPMNRILSETDSPFLSPIPHRGKPNEPSYIVNTIKKVAEFKNVNEDEMKKSFRENVTSLFKI is encoded by the coding sequence ATGATAGTAGATACTCACGCCCATCTTTATTACGAAGATATATTAAACAACATAGATGAAATTTTAAAACGCGCGGAAGATGCCGGAATAGAAAAAATCATTGCTCCCGCCGTTGATTACAAAACATCGATGCAATTGCTCGAGCTTACAGCAAAGTATCCTATGGTTTACGCTGCTTTAGGTATTCATCCTACCGATGTAAATAAATATGAGTATTCGGAATTGGAGAAGATAGAAAAACTTTTTGATAACGATAAGGTTGTCGGAGTCGGTGAGACAGGTTTAGATTATTACTGGGATACATCTTACAACGATAAGCAAAAAGAATTTTTCAGACTGCACATAGAAATTGCAAAAGCAAGAGAGCTGCCTGTTATTATTCACACCCGCAATTCAATCGATGATGCTATACAAGTTGTGAAAGATAATTACAGCGAAAAGCTGAAGGGACAATTCCATTGCTTCGACGGCACGACTGAACAGCTTGATAAAGTAATGGAACTGAAAACATTCTATGTGTCATTCACGGGCAATGTTACATATAAGAAATATGCTTTTGCAGATACTGTTGTGAAAGTCCCGATGAATAGAATATTATCAGAGACGGATTCTCCGTTCCTCTCGCCAATCCCCCACCGCGGAAAACCGAACGAGCCTTCCTATATTGTAAACACGATAAAAAAAGTCGCCGAGTTTAAAAATGTAAATGAAGATGAAATGAAGAAGAGTTTCAGAGAGAATGTGACATCTTTATTTAAGATTTAA
- a CDS encoding T9SS type A sorting domain-containing protein, with amino-acid sequence MFKLLLILFFSFIFLTVQAQQWKVWNSSNSNIPTNNLINLYIDSSGIIWIGSGDFGLIRFDGINFSSYNSGNSPMKSNLVKSMSVDKFENLWLCAFRQGSGNEGALMKFDRKNNWSYYNSQNSGIENGNQFSVNIDTNNIVWCIYNSLSKFDGTNWFVYDSKNSPLRPSTASEIYVDKQNNKWIGLDFYGLYKLANDNTWTLFSPNNSGIGGTIIRKIREDNTGNYWINISYSGLCKYNASSNSWQNWTPQNSNLISAHPLGLFIDKRNIKWIGFNSTETGLAEFADTQFVYSNPPVIGNGTNIYDIKEDKLGNLWIATASGLLEFNKNGIVGINNSYVIVPTAFELSQNYPNPFNPSTTIIFQIPKNNFVNLKIFDINGKEISQLVNETLNAGEYKINFDGSEFPSGVYYYKLAGDNFSEVKKMVLVK; translated from the coding sequence ATGTTTAAACTTCTTCTGATATTATTTTTCTCATTCATTTTCTTAACTGTACAAGCGCAACAGTGGAAAGTTTGGAATTCTTCTAATTCAAATATTCCCACCAACAATTTAATTAATTTATACATTGATAGTAGCGGTATTATTTGGATTGGTTCAGGTGATTTTGGTTTGATAAGATTTGACGGCATAAATTTCAGTTCTTATAACTCAGGAAACTCACCTATGAAATCAAATTTAGTTAAGTCTATGTCAGTAGATAAATTTGAAAACTTATGGTTGTGTGCTTTTAGACAGGGATCAGGAAATGAAGGAGCATTGATGAAGTTTGATAGAAAAAATAACTGGTCATATTATAATTCTCAGAACTCAGGGATTGAAAACGGAAATCAATTTAGTGTTAATATAGATACAAATAATATTGTATGGTGTATCTATAATTCACTGAGCAAATTTGATGGGACTAATTGGTTTGTTTACGACTCAAAAAACTCTCCCTTAAGACCCTCAACGGCATCCGAAATCTACGTCGATAAACAAAACAACAAATGGATCGGTCTTGATTTCTATGGGTTATATAAGCTGGCAAATGATAATACATGGACCTTGTTTAGTCCTAATAACTCAGGAATTGGAGGAACTATAATAAGAAAAATTAGAGAAGATAATACTGGAAATTATTGGATTAATATTTCCTATTCAGGATTGTGTAAATATAATGCCTCAAGTAATTCATGGCAGAACTGGACTCCTCAAAATTCTAATTTAATTTCTGCACATCCATTAGGACTATTTATAGATAAAAGAAATATCAAATGGATTGGTTTTAATAGTACTGAAACAGGTTTGGCAGAATTTGCAGATACACAATTTGTATATTCTAATCCACCCGTTATTGGAAATGGAACTAACATTTACGATATAAAGGAAGATAAATTAGGTAATCTATGGATAGCAACAGCAAGTGGATTACTTGAATTTAATAAAAACGGTATAGTTGGTATTAATAATTCTTACGTTATTGTCCCTACAGCCTTTGAACTTTCTCAAAACTATCCCAACCCCTTCAATCCATCAACTACTATAATTTTTCAGATTCCGAAAAATAATTTTGTGAATCTGAAAATTTTTGATATAAACGGAAAAGAAATATCGCAGCTTGTGAATGAGACCTTAAACGCAGGCGAGTATAAAATAAATTTCGACGGCTCTGAATTTCCAAGCGGAGTGTATTATTACAAACTGGCGGGTGATAATTTTTCAGAAGTGAAGAAGATGGTGCTGGTGAAGTAA
- a CDS encoding tetratricopeptide repeat protein, with product MKENYYKNLVEQSKDYFNKAFKFQSEGLLEQAIENYNLSIELFPTPEAHTFLGWTYSLLGNYEKAIEECKNAIEIDPDYGNPYNDIGAYLLAQRKVEEAIPFIEMALNAKRYDAPHFAHLNLGRAFEMKGLWFEAVEEYRKSKDIAPEYLAAKQNFNRLQGLLN from the coding sequence ATGAAAGAAAACTATTATAAGAATTTAGTTGAACAGTCAAAGGATTATTTTAATAAGGCATTCAAATTTCAGTCTGAAGGATTACTTGAACAGGCAATTGAGAACTATAATTTATCTATAGAATTATTTCCAACCCCTGAAGCTCACACATTTTTAGGATGGACATACTCGCTACTTGGTAACTACGAGAAAGCGATTGAAGAATGTAAAAACGCAATTGAAATAGACCCCGATTACGGAAATCCGTATAACGATATTGGCGCATATCTTCTTGCACAAAGAAAAGTGGAAGAGGCTATTCCTTTTATTGAAATGGCATTAAATGCAAAACGATACGATGCCCCTCATTTTGCTCATCTAAATTTAGGAAGAGCATTTGAAATGAAAGGGCTGTGGTTTGAGGCAGTTGAAGAATACAGAAAATCTAAAGATATTGCCCCTGAATATCTTGCGGCTAAGCAGAACTTCAACAGGCTGCAGGGACTATTAAACTAA
- a CDS encoding T9SS type A sorting domain-containing protein gives MHVNLINLAPQYWTISAGDGLAGFNYNLELTGDAIPNVSNINYITVIKRHDSSNPWGWNYSNYIPTTGTTINPVLYYRNGTSFSDFGVAGNVENLLPVELSSFTSSINGSNVNLSWATNSEQNNSGFDIERKSDALVWKKIGNIVGHGNTNTPSNYSFTDVNNTSGKYNYRLKQIDFNGNFHYYDLASEVIIGAPKKFVLSQNFPNPFNPTTKINYELPVTNFVSLKIFDMNGREVDQLVNEVQQAGYYNVNFNAAGLPSGTYFYKLTTDKFSDVKKMVLIK, from the coding sequence ATGCATGTGAACCTCATTAATCTTGCGCCGCAATACTGGACAATATCAGCAGGGGACGGGCTTGCAGGATTTAATTACAATCTTGAGCTTACAGGAGATGCAATTCCGAATGTTTCAAATATTAATTATATCACAGTTATAAAAAGACATGACAGTTCAAATCCATGGGGATGGAATTATTCAAACTATATTCCTACCACGGGCACAACAATAAATCCTGTTTTATATTATCGCAACGGAACCTCATTTTCAGATTTTGGTGTGGCCGGAAACGTAGAAAATTTATTGCCCGTCGAACTTTCATCGTTCACCTCAAGTATAAATGGCAGTAACGTAAATTTAAGCTGGGCAACAAACTCAGAGCAGAATAATTCGGGATTCGATATAGAAAGAAAATCAGATGCATTGGTATGGAAAAAAATAGGCAACATAGTAGGACATGGAAACACTAACACTCCAAGCAATTATTCTTTTACAGATGTAAATAATACTTCAGGCAAATATAACTACAGATTAAAGCAGATAGATTTCAACGGCAACTTCCATTACTATGATTTAGCCAGTGAAGTCATAATCGGAGCTCCCAAAAAATTTGTGTTATCGCAGAACTTTCCTAATCCTTTTAATCCAACCACAAAAATAAATTACGAATTGCCGGTTACAAATTTCGTTTCATTGAAAATATTTGATATGAATGGAAGGGAAGTTGATCAACTTGTAAATGAAGTCCAGCAGGCAGGATATTATAATGTCAATTTTAACGCGGCAGGGCTTCCAAGCGGAACTTATTTTTATAAGCTGACTACAGATAAATTTTCAGATGTGAAGAAGATGGTGCTTATTAAGTAG
- a CDS encoding endonuclease domain-containing protein: MKLYNKPEKKEARKFLRNNSTKAEQLLWDEIKNKKFHGIKFRRQYSVDRYILDFYSIELRLGIELDGEVHDDKDAIEYDKIRTNYLKQRKIKVIRFSNEEIYKSIDNVLNKIKNEIEISRNLPPPAPSL; encoded by the coding sequence ATGAAGCTTTACAACAAACCCGAAAAAAAGGAAGCGAGAAAATTTCTTCGGAACAATTCTACTAAAGCAGAGCAGTTACTTTGGGATGAAATAAAGAATAAGAAATTTCATGGGATAAAATTCAGAAGGCAATACAGTGTTGATAGATATATTTTAGATTTTTATTCAATAGAACTCCGACTAGGAATTGAATTGGATGGTGAAGTGCATGATGATAAAGATGCAATTGAGTATGATAAAATTCGGACAAATTATTTGAAGCAAAGAAAAATAAAGGTAATTAGATTTTCAAATGAAGAAATCTATAAATCAATTGATAATGTTCTTAATAAGATTAAGAATGAAATAGAAATTAGTCGCAATTTACCTCCCCCTGCCCCCTCCTTATAA
- a CDS encoding T9SS type A sorting domain-containing protein: MKKILIITLFFVTCNFVHAQWIQYNPGIASSFDKIYFINNQTGFAGSAFPTFHKTTNGGINWVQISGPLFDGYVLGLYFLDETTGFFATGLSRIARTTNGGYNWQYLESGAMEICNYTFINSNTGFAIGSAIYKTTNHGDNWMLITDSVYTLYDAMFVNQLTGYACGGYSNLIEKTTDGGNSWKRIATNLDSTGFARIFFVNANTGFLSGIKYNNQNRGALAKTSDAGLSWQRIGTDIVDYNYLSIHFSNANIGYFTSEQKIYKTTNGGTNFNVIYSRENGVLNDMKFFGADTAIVSGYYQNAFILKTTNGGNVFIEQTSTNIPKNFSLNQNYPNPFNPSTTISFQLPIAGFISLKVFDINGREVSQLVKENLNEGEYKINFNGAALPSGVYYYKLTVDNFSEVKKMVLVK; encoded by the coding sequence ATGAAAAAGATTCTTATAATAACTCTATTCTTCGTTACATGTAATTTCGTTCACGCGCAATGGATTCAGTATAATCCCGGCATAGCATCAAGCTTCGATAAAATATATTTTATAAATAATCAGACCGGATTTGCAGGCTCAGCTTTCCCTACCTTCCATAAAACAACTAACGGAGGGATTAACTGGGTGCAGATAAGCGGACCTTTATTCGATGGATATGTTCTTGGTCTATATTTTTTAGACGAAACTACAGGATTTTTTGCAACAGGGTTAAGCAGGATTGCAAGAACAACAAACGGCGGATACAACTGGCAGTACCTGGAGTCAGGTGCGATGGAAATCTGCAATTACACATTCATAAATTCAAATACCGGTTTTGCAATCGGCTCTGCTATATACAAAACTACAAACCACGGAGATAACTGGATGCTCATAACGGATTCAGTCTATACTCTTTATGATGCAATGTTCGTAAATCAGCTTACAGGTTATGCATGCGGAGGATACTCAAATTTAATAGAAAAAACCACAGATGGCGGAAATTCCTGGAAGCGCATCGCAACAAATTTAGATAGCACAGGTTTTGCAAGAATATTTTTTGTAAACGCTAATACAGGATTTTTATCCGGGATCAAATATAATAATCAGAACCGCGGGGCATTGGCAAAAACATCAGATGCAGGATTGAGCTGGCAAAGAATAGGAACTGATATTGTGGATTATAATTATTTATCCATTCACTTCTCCAATGCAAATATCGGTTACTTTACATCAGAGCAAAAAATTTATAAGACTACAAACGGGGGGACAAATTTTAATGTTATTTATTCGCGGGAGAATGGCGTTCTAAATGATATGAAATTTTTCGGAGCAGATACAGCTATAGTAAGCGGCTACTATCAGAATGCATTTATATTGAAGACGACAAACGGCGGTAATGTTTTCATAGAACAAACTTCCACAAACATTCCTAAAAATTTTTCTTTAAACCAAAACTATCCCAACCCCTTTAACCCTTCAACCACTATAAGTTTTCAGCTGCCCATTGCCGGATTTATTTCTTTAAAAGTTTTCGATATTAACGGAAGAGAAGTATCACAGCTTGTGAAGGAAAATTTAAATGAAGGCGAGTATAAAATAAATTTCAACGGCGCTGCCCTTCCAAGCGGAGTGTATTATTACAAGCTTACGGTTGATAATTTTTCAGAGGTGAAGAAGATGGTGCTGGTGAAGTAA